The following nucleotide sequence is from Microbispora sp. ZYX-F-249.
CAGCATCGGCCAATGACCGGTCGGCAGCTCACGCAGCTCCCACTCCGGCCCGCCGAGGGACGCGAAGAACGGATGCCCGGCCGCGATCAGCTCCTTGACCTGCGCGAGCGGGAACGAGCAGCTCACGAGCGTCTTCGGCAGCGCGGCGAACGCGGCGGCGTCCGCGCCGAGAGCGAGGGGCTGGGTGATCGTGCCGAGCGGCTGGCCGGTGGCCCGGGAGGCCATCAGCGCCCGCTCCCGCTCGCCCAGCCCGTCGAGGCTCGCGCCCGACTCCTCCAGTTCGTCCCAGGAGAGCAGGGGATAGCGCCAGCCGTCCTCGACGCGCTTCTCGACGAACTCCCGCCCCGTGAGGTCGATCTGGGCCATGCCGTCCGGCACCGGGCCGCTCTCGACGTACACGACCCGGCTCACGCGGCCGGCCGCGCGGGCGGCCGCTCCGGTGACCGCGGCGCCGCTGCCGCTGTGCCCGACGAGCACGACGTCGTGCAGGTCCTCAGCCTCGATCAGGCCGGTGATGTCGCGGATGTGGGTGTCCAGATCCAGGGCGGGGGAGGCGAGGTGGGCGCGGTCGGCCAGGCCGGTGAGGGTCAGGGGATATGCCTCGTGACCCGTTTCGCGGAGTGCGGCGGCCACGTCCCGCCACGCCCACGCGCCGAGCCAGAATCCGGGAACCAGTGCGTAAGTCGTCATGCGTCGACGCTAGAGCCGAATCAGGGCAGAATCGGTCCTGATATGTCGACCAATCGCGTTCTCGCCTTCCTGGAGTTGCTGCAGGCCCGGCCCGGGCTCACCGGTCCCGAGCTCGCCGAGCGCTTGGAGGTGGACGTGCGCAGCGTGCGCCGCTACGTGCGCAGGCTGGAGGACCTCGGCATCCCCGTGCAGGCCGAGCGGGGGCGGTACGGCGGCTACCGGCTGATGCCGGGATACCGGCTGCCGCCGCTCATGCTGACCGGCGACGAGGCCGTCGCCGTGGTGCTCGGGCTGCTCGCGGGCCGCCGGGCGGGCCTGACGGTGGGCGAGGGGGCGGCCGAGAGCGCGCTCGCGAAGATCCGGCGCGTGCTGCCCGACGCCCTGCGCGGCAGGGTCGGCGCGGTCGAGGACATGGTCGGCCTGACCTCCCGGTCCGCCCGATCCGCCGCGGCCGCCAGGCCGAGCGGGGCGACGCTGCTGACGCTCGCCGATGCCGCCCGCCGTCGTCGCCGCGTACGGCTGACCTACCGGTCGTACCGGTGCGAAAGCAGCGAGCGGACGGTCGATCCCTACGGGCTGGTGTTCCACTCGGGCCGGTGGTACCTGACCGGCCACGACCACCGCAGGGGCGAGGTGCGGACGTTCCGGCTCGACCGGATGGGCCAGGTCGCGGCGACGGAGGAGGAGTTTCCCGCGCCGGGGGAGTTCGACCCGGTCGCCCACGTGATGGAGTCGCTGGCGGGCGTTCCGTACCGGTATGAGATCGAGGTCGTGCTGGCCACGACCATGGAGGAGGCGCGGCGGCGGATCCCGCCGACGGTGGCCGCGCTCGCCCCCGTGGACGGCGGCGTCCGGATGACCGGCCGCGCCGAACGCCTGGACGGAATGGCGCAGGTGCTGGCCGGCCTCGGCGTGCCGTTCACCGTGGTGGCGCCGCCGGAACTACGCGAGGAGGTGCGCGCCCTCGCCCGCCGCCTGCATGAGTGGGCCGGTCGGCCCCCGGACGCCGGCCACCCACGGTGATGGCGCTTCGTGCCACTCACGCGTTCTGGCCGAGGGGCGCCGCCGGCCCGCTCCGGGCCCGGGCGACGTCCAGCGCGGCGGCGTCGAGAGAACCCGGCCGTTCCCCGGCGTCGTGGTCGCCGGCCCGGGCCGGCCCGTCCGCGAGCGGGCCGCCGGGCGGCAGACCGCGCCGCCGGGCCACCAGTCCGGACAGCAGGTCCTCCCACCGCGCCCCGATGACGTCGAGGTCGTAGCGCGCCGCCGTCTCCAGCGCGTTGGCGCCCATCCGGCGGCGCAGGTCCTCGTCCTCGATGACCGTGCAGATGGCGTCGGCCATCGCGTGGATCTTCTCCGGCTTCACCAGCAGGCCGTCGTGACCGTGGGTGATCATCTCCTTGGGACCGGTCGGGCAGTCGTAGCTGACGACGGGCAGGCCCTTGCTCATGGCCTCCAGGATGACCATCGGCATGCCCTCGTGGCGGGAGCTCATCACGAACATCGAGGCGTCCGCGAGGACGGCGCCGACGTCCTCGGCCGGGCCCTCGAGGAACACCCGATCGGACAGCCCGCGCTTGTCGATCGACGCCTGGAGCTTCTCCTGCCGGGGGCCGCCGCCGTAGATGCGAAGCGTCCAGTCCGGGTGCCGCTCCGCCACGTGGGCCCACGCGCGGATGAGCAGGTCGTAGCCCTTGCCCCAGGTGAGCCGGCCCACCGTGACGACGGTCTTCGCGGTGAGCGGTGACACGCCGCCGTCCAGGCGGGGCGTCGCGTTGGGCACCTGCGCGAGCACGGCGGGCCGCTCCTTGCGTGCCTTCTCGAAGGACCGCTCGTAGGTGCGCAGGTCGGCCTGCGTGAGGGTGACGACCGCGTCGTGCCTGCCGTACCTGCGGGTGATCTGCTTGCGCACCAGCGGCTGGTGCGAGGACAGGTTCCCGTGCTCCTGCGCGACCGTGATGATCTCCGGGGGCGCGAAGCGCGCGGCGATCAGGTTCAGGCCGGGCCGGGTCCCGATGAGGATGCCGCGGCGGCGGGAGCGGATGTAGCGGACCAGTTTGAGGTCGGTGCGCAGGGTGAACCAGTGGTGGGCCGCCTCGTCCTTCGGCACCAGCCTGCTCGGGAACCGCGACAGCAGGCCCTTGCGGCGAGGCAGCCGGTCGTCGAGGTAGCGGACACGCACTCCGGGAGGAACGGGGAGGAAGGGCTCCTCACGTTCCCGCACGACGCTCACGATCTCGACATCGTGTGTGCGCGCCAGATACCCGGCGAGGTTGAAGACCGTGCGGATCGTGCCGCCCATGCCGTTGGCGTGCAGCAGCAGGATGCGGATCTCGTGGCCGTCGGGCGGCGGCGCCGACCGGGCACGCTGCCGGTCGCGGGCCTCCAGCGCCCGTACCACCACCCTGGCCGCTTTCCTTGCCACCCTGCGGTGAAGAGAAGACACAGTCACGCCCCGTTCGTGTCAGATGAAGATCCCCTTTCCCTATGACGTAACCGACAGTTGTGCCGTTGTTGTGATCTAAGTCACGTTGTGCTTGAAATTCGGTATATGGTCGTCCGTTTGCTGGGGGCGTCCTCCAGTGCGGCGGGCACCAGATGCACGCCGACCGGCTCGAACACGCCGTCCGGGAGATAGCAGCAGGCGCGGTCGGGGGCCCCGATAAGGACATCGCCGCCCGCGCGGGACAGGAACGGGGTGACCCGCCGGGCCAGCGGCTCCTCGTAGTAGACGTCCCCGGCCAGCACGACCTGCTGGGTCGGCGTCCCGTCGAGCAGGTCGCCCCCGGCGACCCGCACCGCGACGCCGTTGGCGCGGGCGTTGAGGCTGACGGCCGCCAGCGCGTACGGGTCGACGTCGTTGGCGACCACCAGGGCGGCTCCGGCCAGCGCCGCGGCGACCGCGACCAGTCCCGAGCCGGTGGCGAGGTCGAGAACGGTGCGCCCCCGCACGATCTCGGGATGGTCGAGCACGTGGCGGGCCAGCGCCTGTCCGCCGGCCCAGGGGCAGGCCCAGAAGGGCAGCCGCCCGGCGCGCTCCCACAGCTCGTACACGCGGTCGTCCTCGCTCCCGCCCCGCGTGGCGTCCGCGGCGATCACATGAAGCCGTATCTCCGGCACGTACGGCACGGTCGCGAGCCCGGTGTGCGCGCGCACGAAATCCTCGGCGTCCCCGGCGTCGTCCTGCACGGTGGCCGATCGTATCCGCACGGACCGCGCTTCCGGGTCACGCCCGCGGGTCACAGAAGCGTGAGCTGCTCGGCGGTCGCGGCCGGTGCGGGCGGGCGGACCGGCCGCTCGCCGAGCCGATGCGCGGCACGAGCGCCGCGTGGGGCCGACCGGCCCACGCCGTGCTCGCGGGCGAGCGCCCGCACGGTCTCGCCGATCCGTTCCTGGTACGCCCTGGGAGCGTAGGCGCCCCTGCCGTACAGCTCCAGGTAGCGGGGGACGAGCCTGGGGTGCTCGCGGGACAGCCAGGCCATGAACCACTCGCGCGCGCCGGGCCGCAGGTGGAGCACGATCGGCGTCACGTGCGTGGCGCCGGCCTCGGCGATGCGGCGCACGGTGGTCTCCAGCGCCCGCGGCGAGTCGGACAGATAGGGGAGGATCGGCGCCATCAGCACGCCGCACGCGACGCCGTGCTCGTTGAGGGCGGCGCACACCTCCAGCCGCTTGCGCGGCGAGGGGGTGCCGGGCTCGACGGCCCGCCACAGCGACTCGTCGGTGAACCCGATCGAGACGGCCGTGCTCACGTCGGTCACCTCGGCCGCCTCGGCGAGCAGGTCGAGGTCGCGCAGGATGAGCGAGCCCTTGGTCAGGATCGAGAACGGATTGCGGGCGTCCCGCAGGGCGCCGAGGATGCCGGGCATCAGCCGGTAGCGGCCCTCGGCCCGCTGGTAGCAGTCGACGTTGGTCCCCATCGCGATGGGCTGCCCGCGCCATCGAGGCGCCGAAAGCTCCCTGCGTACGAGGTCGGGGGCGTTGACCTTCACCACGATCTTCGAGTCGAAGTCCCGCCCGGAGTCCAGGTCGAGGTATTCGTGCGTCCGGCGGGCGAAGCAGTACGTGCACGCGTGGGTGCAGCCGCGGTAGGGGTTGACGGTCCACTCGAACGGCACCCGGCTCGCGGAGGGGACCCGGTTGACGATCGACCGCGCGTGGATCTCGTAGAAGGTGACGCCGCGGAACTCGGGGGTGTCGAAGGTCCTCGTCACGGCCGACCGGGCGAACAGAGGAGTCGGCTCCCTCTGTCCGCCTTCGTCGGTCTCGAGGCGCAGCCCGTCCCATCGCACCCTCCGATTAGAACAGAGGTTCGATCGAGATCGCAACGTGCAACGCGTCGTAAATCGCGGCCCTGGAAACGGCTAACGATCTTCATCGTTGGGCAGAACGTCGGCACATACCTTGCGTTCTGGGAGTGTTGCGCGATGGCCTGGTCGCAGGACGAAGAGCGGATGCTGGCGATGATCGAGCGGCACCTCACGGACGAGGATCCGAAGCTCGCGGCCAGGCTCGAGTCGTTCAACCACCGTGCGGAGCGTGGGCGGCAGGGGCGCGCCTCCGGCCGCCGGCCGGGCCGCTCGACCGTGATCATCGCGGTGAGCTGGCTGCTCATCGCGACGTTGATCGCGACCCTGCTGGTCATGGCACTGCGGCACGACGCCGCCGCTCTCCCCGTGTAGCGCCGGCGTCACCTCACCCGCCCGAGGTCACGACAGGCCCTTGAGGAATCGCGCGGCGACCGGCGCGGCCACGCCGCCGCCCATGCCGCCGGCCTCCACGACGACGGCGAAGGCCACGTCGCCGCGATAGCCGATGAACCAGGCGTGCGAGTCGAGCTTCGGCCCGGTGCCGAACTCCGCGGTCCCGGTCTTGCCCGCCGTCCCCGCGGGCAGCCCGGCGGCGTGGGCGGTGCCCTTGGTGACGACCGCTTTCATCATCGACCGCAGGCCCGTGACGACGTTGCCCGGCAGTTCCCTGGGAGCGGTCTTCTGCTTCAGCGAGGGCACCAGTGTGGGCGGCCGCCAGGAGCCGTCGGCCACCGCCGCGGCCACGGTCGCCATCACCAGGGGACTGGCGGTGATCCTGCCCTGCCCGAACGACTCCGCGGCCAGGTCGGCGTCGCTGGTGGCCTTCGGCATGCTGCCGGCGGTCGCCGGGACGCCGATGCGCAGCGGCTGGTTGAAGCCCAGGCCGGTGGCCAGGTCGTACAGCTTGGCCGCGCTCAGCTTGGTCGCGGTGAGCGGGGCGAAGGTGGTGTTGCAGGAGTGGGCGTAGGAGTCGAGGAACGACAGCGACCCGAACGCCTCGTGGTCGGAGTTGCGGATCTTCAATCCGCCGACGACCGCCTCCTCCGGGCAGGTCACCCGGCTCGACGGGGTCAGTCCCTCGGCCAGCAGCCCGGCGGCGGTGACCGTCTTGAACGTGGACCCCGGCGGATACCTGCCGTCCAGTGCGCGGTTGAACCCGCCCTTGTTGTTCACCACGGCGAGGATCTCGCCCGTCGAGGGCCTGACGGCGACGAGGGATGCGGGCTTGTCCAGGTCGCGCACCGCGTCGGCGGCGGCGCCCTGCACCTTCAGGTCGAGGCTGGTCCGCAGGTCCTTGCCGGGGGAGCCCTCGACGGTGTGCAGGGTCTCGCGGCTCTCGCCCACCACCTGGATCTCGGTGGTGGGGGTGCCGGCGAGCTGCTTCTGGAACGTCTCCTGCAGACCGCCGCGGCCCACGGCGTCGCCCTTCTTGTAGGCGGCGCCCAGCTTCTCGACGTCCTTGTCCGTCGCCTTGTCCAGGAAGCCGACCAGCTGCTGCACCGAGCCGCCCACGTCGCCGCCGTCGATGCGGCCGCCGTCCGCGCCGGTGATCGCGGCCCGCTGCGGCCACGACGTCTTGAGCGCCAGGTGGTTGGTCCCGTCGAGCGCGGGGTGGACGGCGGCCGGCGACCAGTCGACCTTCCAGTAGTGGTCCTTGACCACCAGCTTCAGCGAGCCCTTGTAGGTCCAGTCGCCGACGTTCTTCACGGTGGCCGTGGCGGTGTAGGACGCGGTCGCCCTGTCGTCCTCGGCCGCGCCGGCCCGCACGTCGCGGACGGCGAGCCTCGCCACCGCGAGATTCTTGGTGAGCTCGGCGTACGCCGCGTCGAAGCCGGGGGCGGGAGCGGCGAGCTCGGCCTTCATCGCCGCGAGGTCGCCCCGCGCCCAGGCCGCGGTGAACCGCGCGGCGGTCTCCTGCGGAGTGCCGCGCGTGTGCAGCACGTAATAGGCGCCGCCGGCGGCAGCCCCCGCCAGCACGACGGCCACGGCGGCCGAGATCGCGACAGTACGTCCTCGCGGCACGCGCACCCCCAATGACGGCCTTGCGGTCGGGACCAGAGCCTAGCGGGGTCAAATCGTTATTTACACTCCTGTTTCCCCGGCGCTCTTGACGCTGGCGCCGTATCGGGAGACGTACTCCTGGCCGGACAGGCGCTGGATCGCGGCCATGACCTCGTCGGTCACCCGCCGGCGGTCCCGGGCGTTGCCCGCGTCGCCGGTGAAGATCAGCGGCTCTCCGAACCGCACGCCGATGCTGTGCAGGCGCGGCACCGACGCGCCGGGCGGCAGCACCTTCTCGGTGCCCAGCATGGCGACGGGCACGACCGGGGCGCCGGTGGTCAGGGTGAGCCAGGCCACGCCGACCTTCCCCCGGTAGAGGCGGCCGTCGGGGGAGCGGGTGCCCTCGGGATAGATGCCGAACAACTCGCCGGCCTTCAGCACCTCCACCGCGGCGTCGAGCATGTCCTGGGCGGCCGTGACGTTCTCGCGGTCGATCTCCATCGCCCCCATCGAGCGCATCCACGCCGCCACGAGGGGGTTGCCGGTGAAGTACTCCTTCTTCGCCACGAACCGCACCATCCGCGGCACCACGGCCGGCATGAAGAACGAGTCGAGGACGGACAGGTGGTTGGAGGCGAGGATCGCGGGCCCGTGCGCGGGGACGTGCTCGAGTCCTTCCGTCCGCGGCCGCCACAGCGCGTGCATGACGGGGACGCTGACGAGCTTCAGGGCGGGGTAGAGCACGGCCTCTCCTTCTCCGGTCCGACGCACATACCCTAGGGCGACCTGACCCCCGGATAGGTGTAGGGCCCCTGCAACGGAGCCCTTCGTGTTTTGTACGGCTTCACCATGGTCCCGTCTGTACCTACTAGTATGTACGGCATGAGCGCATCGGACCGCCTGATCGAGAGCACCCGCGAACTGCTGTGGGAGCGCGGCTACGTCGGGACCAGCCCGCGGGCCATACAGCAGAGGGCGGGGGCCGGGCAGGGCAGCATGTACCACCACTTTTCCGGCAAACCAGACCTCGCGCTGGCCGCGATCGGCCGTACGGCGGAGGAGATGCGCGCCGGGGTGGAGGAGATCCTGGGCGGCCCGGGCACGGCCGTCGAGCGGGTGTCGGCCTACCTGCGGCGCGAGCGGGAGGTGTTGCGGGGCTGCCCGATCGGCCGGCTCACCCAGGACCCCGAGGTCATGGCCGATCCGGCGCTGCGGCGGCCGGTGGAGGAGACGTTCGGGTGGCTGCGCGACCGGCTCGCGGCGGTGCTGGCCGAGGGGCGCGACCGGGGCGAGTTCGACGCGTGCCTCGATCCGGCGCGGACCGCCGCGACGGTCGTGGCGGTGCTGCAGGGCGGCTACGTCCTGGCCCGCGCGGCCGGTTCGCCCGAGCCGTTCCATGAGGCCGCCGACGGTGTGCTCGCCCTGTTGTCCCGCGCCTGAGCGCACAAGGAGACCCGCCCGTGTACGCGATGCAGTACGACATCACTCTGCCCGCCGATTACGACATGACGATCATCCGGGAGAGGGTGGCCACCCGCGGCCACGCCCTCGACGACCGGCCGGGGCTCGGGCTCAAGGCCTACCTGGTCCGCGAGCGCGGCGTCGCCGGCTCCCCGGTCAACCAGTACGCGCCGTTCTACCTGTGGAACGACGCCGGGAGGATGGGCGAGTTCCTGGTCGGCGGGGGCGGCTTCCAGGGCATCGTGGCCGACTTCGGCCGCCCGTCCGTGCGGCACTGGACGGGGCTGGCCGTCGAGGCGGGCCCGGCCAGGGGGACCGCGCCCCGTGCGGCGTCGCGGCGGCTGGTCCCGCTGCCGGCCTCGGCCGACCTGACGGAGCAGGTGGCGGCCGCCCTGGCCGGACTGCGTGAGCTGGGCGGCGCCGACGGCCTGCACACCGCGGCCCTCGCCGTGGACCCGCACCACTGGCGGCTGATGACGTTCGCGCTGTGGGAGCGGGAGGCGCCGGGCGCTCACGGGGACGCCGAGTACTACGAGGTGCTGCACCTGTCCGCGCCCGGCCTCACGAGCCTGCCCGCGGGCCGGACCTGGTGACGGCCCCGGAAACGAGACGACGCCCCGCGAGACCGGAGTCTCGCGGGGCGTCCGCGTCGAGGGCCGATGTGGCGGTCGCCTCCTCGGCGAGATGCACAACACGGCTCCAGCCGAACGGTATTCCGTGAAGGCGGTGATTGCGGCCCGGGGGACACAAACCACATCGGCCATGAACGACTCTAGCCGACTTTCGCCTCTGCTTTCTCCCGCCCCCCTCCTCGGGGTGCGTCATCGGCAGGCCAAGCCCGCGTGCACTATCGTCGGCGGGTGACGAATTCGATCAAGACTGCGCGCCTGGTGCTGCGGCGGTGGCGCGAGGAGGACAAGGAGCCGTTCGCGGCGCTGAACGCCGATCCGGTCGTCATGGAGCACTTCCCGGCCACGCTGTCCCGTGCGGAGAGCGACGCGCTCGCCGAGCGCGCCGACGCCGGGTTCGACGAGCACGGGTTCGGCTGGTGGGCGGTCGAGGCGGACGGGGAGTTCATCGGCTTCACCGGACTGCAGGTTCCGAGGTTCACCGCGCACTTCACGCCGTGCGTGGAGATCGGCTGGCGGCTCGCCCGCTCCGCCTGGGGGCACGGGTACGCCTCGGAGGCGGCACGGGCGTCGCTGGAGGACGGGTTCGGCCGCCTCGGCCTGACCGAGATCGTCTCGTTCACGGCGGTGCCGAACGTCCGCTCGCAGGCCGTGATGCGGAGGATCGGGATGACCCACGACCCCGCGGGGGACTTCGACCACCCGGTGCTCCCCGAGGGCCACCCGCTGCGCCGGCACGTCCTGTACCGCATCCGCAGGCAGGGGTGAGCGCCATGCGGCTGCTGGTGCTGGGCGGCACGACGTTCGTCGGCCGGTGGGTGGTCACGGCCGCGGTGGAGCGCGGCTGGCGCGTCACCACGTTCACCCGCGGGCTGGCCGGATGGGCCCACCCCGCGGCGGAGGCGGTGACCGGTGACCGGCTGCGCCCGGCCGGCCTCGCCCCGCTCGCCGGCGGCCGGTGGGACGCCGTGGTGGACACCTGGGCCGGCGCGCCCCGGGCCGTGCGTGACAGCGCCCGCGCGCTGGCCGGGCGCGCGGACAGGTACCTGTACGTCTCCAGCAGGGCGGTGTACGCCCCTCCGACGCCGGCCGGTCTGAACGAGGACTGGCCCACGGTCGAGGCGTCGGCGGACGCCGGGGACATCGACTACGCCCCCAACAAGCGAGGCGGCGAGATCGCCGTGGAGCGGGCCTTCGGCGACCGCGCGGTGCTGGCCAGGGCCGGGCTGATCCTCGGGCCGTACGAGGACCAGGGACGGCTGCCGCACTGGTTGCTGCGCGCCGCGCGGGGCGGGGAGATGCTCGCACCTGGCCCGGCCGACCAGCCGTTCCGCTATGTGGACGTGCGGGACCTCGTGGCCTGGCTCCTCGACGCGGCCGAGGGCGGCGTGCGGGGCCCGGTCAACCTGGTCAACCCGGAGGGGCACGCCACGACCCGGGACCTGCTGGAGTCCGCGGTCGCCGTCACCGGCGGGCGCGCCGAGCCGGTCTGGGTGGATCCGGAGGCGATCGAGGCCGGCGGCGTCGACCGGTGGACGGAACTGCCGGGCTGGATCCCGCCCGGTCCCGAGCAGGCAGGGCTCATCCGGACCGACGTCGGCCGGGCCCTGGCGACCGGGCTGCGGTGCCGCCCGGTGGTGGAGACCGTCGCCGACACCTGGGCGTGGCTGACCGGCTCCGGCGAGCTCCCCGCGTCCCCGCCCGGAATCGACCCCGCCAAGGAGCGGGCCGTGATCGACGCCTGGCGGCGATCGGCGCGCGGGGCGCGATGACGGACGACCTGCGCGCGGCGGCGCGACAAGCCGCGGACGCCGCGGCCGGCCACCTGGCCGCGGTTCCCGGCGGGCCCGTGTGGCGGCCGGTGGCCGAGCCGGACCTGGAATGGCTGACCCGGCGGCCGCTGCCCGCCGCGGGGCGCCCGCTCGCGGAACTGCTCGCGGACGTGGGCAGCCACGTGCTGCCCTATCCGATGGGCAACGGGCACCCCCGGTTCTTCGGCTGGGTCAACTCCCCGCCCTCGGCGGCCGGTGTCGTGGTCGCCCCGCTGGCCGCGGCGATGAACCCGAGCTGCGCCGGGGGCGAGCACGCGGGCGTCCTGCTGGAGCGCACCGCCGTGCGGTGGCTGGCGGAGCTGGCGGGCTTCCCCCACCCGCCGGGCGCCGGGCTGCTGACCAGCGGAGCGTCCATGGCCACGATCGTCGCGCTCGCCGCGGCCCGGCAGCGCGCCGTCCCCGGCGTACGGGAGACGGGCCTGTACGGGCACGCTCCGCCGGCCCTCTATCTGTCCGAGGAGGGCCACAGCTGCCTGCGCAAGGCGGCCGAACTGCTCGGCCTGGGCAGCGGGCACATTCGCACCGTCCCCGTCGACGACGCGTTCCGCATGGACACCGCCGCGTTGCGCCGCCTCGTCGTGGCGGACCGCGAGGCGGGAGTGCGCCCGTTCTTCGTGGCGGCGAGCGCGGGGACGGTCAACACCGGGGCCGTCGACCCTCTGCGGGACGTCGCCGAGGTCGCGCGCGAGCACGGGCTGTGGTTCCACGTCGACGGCGCCTACGGCGCGCTCGGCGTGCTCGCGGACGAGTGCCGGCCCGCGTACGCCGGGCTGGAGCTGGCGGACTCCCTCGCGCTGGACCCGCACAAGTGGCTCGGCGTCCCGGTCGACTGCGGATGCGTCCTCTTTCGCGACCCCTCCGGCCCGCGCACGGCGTTCAGCCTCGTCCCGCCCTACCTCCGGGACGACGACGCCGGCGAGCTGGGATGGTTCTCCGAGTACGGCCCGGAGCAGACCCGGCCGTTCCGCGCGCTGCGCGTGTGGGCCACGATCGCGCACCTGGGCCGCGACGGCGTCGCCGGACTGGTGCGGCACACCACC
It contains:
- a CDS encoding NAD-dependent epimerase/dehydratase family protein is translated as MRLLVLGGTTFVGRWVVTAAVERGWRVTTFTRGLAGWAHPAAEAVTGDRLRPAGLAPLAGGRWDAVVDTWAGAPRAVRDSARALAGRADRYLYVSSRAVYAPPTPAGLNEDWPTVEASADAGDIDYAPNKRGGEIAVERAFGDRAVLARAGLILGPYEDQGRLPHWLLRAARGGEMLAPGPADQPFRYVDVRDLVAWLLDAAEGGVRGPVNLVNPEGHATTRDLLESAVAVTGGRAEPVWVDPEAIEAGGVDRWTELPGWIPPGPEQAGLIRTDVGRALATGLRCRPVVETVADTWAWLTGSGELPASPPGIDPAKERAVIDAWRRSARGAR
- a CDS encoding pyridoxal phosphate-dependent decarboxylase family protein; the protein is MTDDLRAAARQAADAAAGHLAAVPGGPVWRPVAEPDLEWLTRRPLPAAGRPLAELLADVGSHVLPYPMGNGHPRFFGWVNSPPSAAGVVVAPLAAAMNPSCAGGEHAGVLLERTAVRWLAELAGFPHPPGAGLLTSGASMATIVALAAARQRAVPGVRETGLYGHAPPALYLSEEGHSCLRKAAELLGLGSGHIRTVPVDDAFRMDTAALRRLVVADREAGVRPFFVAASAGTVNTGAVDPLRDVAEVAREHGLWFHVDGAYGALGVLADECRPAYAGLELADSLALDPHKWLGVPVDCGCVLFRDPSGPRTAFSLVPPYLRDDDAGELGWFSEYGPEQTRPFRALRVWATIAHLGRDGVAGLVRHTTRLARVLASMIEDSADFDLLAPVVTSVVAFRHRPAGLDAAEVETLNEAIPAAVQRRGRAFLTGTRLRGAAALRACVLHPDTTEDDLVVLLEEIRAAA